A region from the Cryptosporangium arvum DSM 44712 genome encodes:
- a CDS encoding nucleoside deaminase, giving the protein MTRNDHAHLERCVALAEEAAGRGDAPFGSVLADAEGTMLREESNREATTGDATFHPEFVLAQWAGTNLTPDVRAGATVYTSGEHCPMCSAAHAWVGLGRIVYAASSAQLASWRESWGLPVAPVRALPVTDVAPGVETVGPVAPFDERMRAIHEAGLAQSR; this is encoded by the coding sequence ATGACCCGAAACGACCACGCCCACCTCGAACGCTGCGTCGCCCTCGCCGAGGAGGCGGCGGGACGCGGGGACGCCCCGTTCGGCTCCGTGCTCGCCGACGCCGAAGGCACCATGCTGCGCGAGGAGAGCAACCGGGAGGCGACGACCGGAGACGCCACCTTCCACCCGGAGTTCGTGCTCGCGCAGTGGGCCGGGACCAACCTGACCCCCGACGTGCGGGCCGGCGCCACCGTCTACACGTCCGGGGAGCACTGCCCGATGTGCTCGGCGGCCCACGCCTGGGTGGGGCTGGGCCGGATCGTGTACGCGGCGTCCAGCGCCCAGCTCGCGTCCTGGCGCGAGTCCTGGGGCCTGCCGGTGGCCCCGGTCCGCGCGCTCCCGGTCACCGACGTCGCCCCGGGCGTCGAGACCGTGGGCCCGGTCGCGCCGTTCGACGAGCGCATGCGGGCGATCCACGAGGCGGGCCTGGCTCAGAGCCGGTAG
- a CDS encoding VOC family protein — MTDSVFPIVNCREIAPVRAFYERVFGATLAYRFPEDGEPVYLTLRIGTGQVAIGLGTEPALYGEVPLPATGHAVDLCLYVDDLAAAVTAAGTSVVTAPADMPWGERVAYFRDPAGTMLLVIQAGARPPSSTADGSPAR; from the coding sequence ATGACCGACTCGGTGTTCCCGATCGTGAACTGCCGCGAGATCGCTCCGGTGCGGGCGTTCTACGAGCGGGTCTTCGGCGCGACCCTGGCCTACCGGTTCCCCGAGGACGGCGAGCCGGTCTACCTCACGCTGCGGATCGGCACCGGCCAGGTGGCGATCGGGCTCGGCACCGAACCGGCCCTCTACGGCGAGGTGCCGCTCCCGGCCACCGGCCACGCCGTCGACCTCTGCCTGTACGTGGACGACCTCGCGGCCGCGGTGACCGCCGCCGGCACGTCGGTGGTCACCGCTCCGGCCGACATGCCCTGGGGTGAACGGGTCGCGTACTTCCGCGACCCGGCGGGCACGATGCTGCTGGTCATCCAGGCCGGGGCGCGGCCGCCGTCGAGCACCGCAGACGGATCTCCGGCTCGATGA
- a CDS encoding acyl-CoA dehydrogenase family protein, whose translation MNDILAANAEKTEEQGRPTAESLRVARAAGAFALRTPQKYGGEGAGAVRTARVLAELGRDCPSTAWIAGTCLTAKTLAAGTVSEDVEREVFADPDVLFSGSGNPAGGRAERVEGGVRLTGRWPNMSGCEDATWAGLGVMLDGVFSFALVPTADLTVDRTWRVAGMRGTGSHTVVADLVVPEGRVGALRLPGPPEDRMLYGLTVLGPVVGATFGALDAVRAMFASGRTPYMTPYTSMGESPGARHWLADAARLADRAERTMLSVAAAADAGGLSAADQARLSEDMADSARDCRSAIELMLDLHGASGFATSNALQRFWRDVAVGSRHPHLNPYLAVERYGAVLAG comes from the coding sequence ATGAACGACATCCTGGCCGCCAACGCGGAGAAGACCGAAGAGCAGGGACGCCCGACCGCGGAGAGCCTGCGGGTGGCCCGCGCGGCCGGCGCGTTCGCGCTGCGTACACCGCAGAAGTACGGCGGGGAGGGAGCCGGTGCGGTACGGACGGCGCGGGTGCTCGCCGAACTGGGCCGCGACTGCCCGTCCACGGCCTGGATCGCCGGGACGTGCCTGACCGCCAAGACGCTCGCGGCGGGCACGGTGAGTGAGGACGTCGAACGGGAGGTGTTCGCCGACCCGGACGTACTGTTCAGCGGGTCGGGCAACCCGGCCGGTGGGCGCGCGGAGCGCGTCGAGGGCGGGGTGCGCCTGACCGGTCGCTGGCCGAACATGTCGGGCTGCGAGGACGCGACGTGGGCCGGGCTCGGCGTAATGCTCGACGGGGTGTTCTCGTTCGCGTTGGTGCCGACCGCCGACCTGACCGTCGACCGCACCTGGCGGGTGGCCGGTATGCGCGGCACCGGCAGCCACACGGTCGTGGCCGACCTGGTCGTGCCGGAGGGTCGGGTCGGTGCGCTGCGGCTGCCGGGCCCGCCGGAGGACCGGATGCTGTACGGGCTGACCGTGCTCGGCCCGGTCGTCGGCGCGACGTTCGGCGCGCTGGACGCGGTCCGCGCGATGTTCGCCTCCGGCCGCACGCCGTACATGACCCCGTACACCTCGATGGGCGAGTCCCCGGGCGCCCGCCACTGGCTCGCCGACGCCGCCCGCCTGGCCGACCGGGCCGAGCGCACGATGTTGTCGGTGGCCGCGGCGGCCGACGCCGGGGGCCTGTCCGCGGCCGACCAGGCGCGGCTGAGCGAGGACATGGCCGACTCCGCGCGCGACTGCCGCAGCGCGATCGAGTTGATGCTCGACCTGCACGGCGCGAGCGGCTTCGCGACGAGCAACGCACTGCAGCGCTTCTGGCGCGACGTCGCGGTCGGCAGCCGCCACCCGCACCTGAACCCGTACCTCGCCGTCGAGCGCTACGGAGCCGTCCTGGCCGGATGA